One window of Dyadobacter sandarakinus genomic DNA carries:
- the nuoD gene encoding NADH dehydrogenase (quinone) subunit D, with protein MADIELLPHNVPTNTELPELVEDLTTLNLGPTHPATHGIFQNILKMDGEKIVSGEQTIGYIHRAFEKIAERRPFYQITTLTDRMNYCSSPINNFGWHMTVEKLLGVEVPKRAQYIRVIMMELARITDHIICNSILGVDTGAFTGFLYVMQKREEVYEIYEEVCGARLTTNMGRVGGMERDLSSTAIRKIHEFIKSFPPVLRELEKLLNRNRIFMDRTINVGPISLERALSYGFTGPNLRAAGLDYDVRVMNPYSSYEDFDFIIPVGQNGDTYDRYMVRNEEMWQSLKIVEQAINNLPEGPYYADAPEYYLPPKNEVYRNMEALIYHFKIVMGEIDAPIGEVYHAVEGGNGELGFYLISDGGRAPYRLHFRRPSFIYYQAYPEMCKGSTLSDAILTMSSLNVIAGELDA; from the coding sequence ATGGCAGATATTGAGCTATTACCCCATAACGTGCCTACCAACACCGAGCTACCTGAGCTGGTTGAAGATCTGACCACCCTCAATCTCGGACCTACCCACCCTGCTACCCACGGTATTTTCCAAAACATCCTGAAAATGGATGGTGAAAAAATCGTTTCGGGCGAGCAGACCATCGGGTATATTCACAGGGCATTTGAAAAAATTGCAGAAAGACGTCCGTTTTATCAGATTACGACCTTGACAGACCGGATGAACTATTGCTCTTCCCCAATCAACAACTTTGGCTGGCACATGACAGTGGAGAAGTTGCTGGGTGTGGAAGTACCGAAGCGTGCGCAGTACATCCGCGTGATTATGATGGAACTGGCGCGTATCACGGATCATATTATCTGCAATAGTATCCTGGGTGTTGATACAGGTGCTTTCACCGGTTTTTTGTATGTTATGCAAAAGCGGGAGGAAGTATATGAAATTTATGAAGAAGTATGTGGTGCCAGGCTGACTACCAACATGGGCCGCGTAGGTGGTATGGAGCGCGACCTTTCGAGCACTGCCATCCGTAAGATTCACGAGTTTATCAAATCGTTCCCACCGGTATTGCGTGAGCTCGAAAAGCTGCTTAACCGCAACCGGATTTTCATGGATCGTACCATTAATGTGGGACCGATTTCCCTGGAAAGAGCACTTTCTTACGGTTTTACAGGTCCAAACCTGCGTGCAGCTGGGCTGGATTATGACGTGCGGGTAATGAATCCTTACTCTTCCTATGAAGACTTTGATTTCATTATTCCCGTGGGCCAGAATGGTGACACTTACGATCGCTATATGGTCCGGAATGAAGAAATGTGGCAAAGTCTGAAGATTGTGGAGCAGGCTATTAACAATCTGCCCGAGGGACCTTATTATGCCGACGCACCGGAATACTATCTGCCTCCGAAAAATGAGGTTTACAGGAACATGGAGGCACTGATTTACCATTTTAAAATCGTTATGGGAGAAATTGATGCTCCTATCGGTGAGGTATATCACGCGGTGGAAGGTGGAAACGGAGAACTGGGTTTTTACCTGATCAGTGATGGAGGACGTGCTCCTTACAGGCTTCACTTCCGCAGGCCAAGCTTTATTTATTACCAGGCATATCCTGAAATGTGCAAAGGCAGTACATTGTCCGATGCTATTTTGACAATGAGCAGCCTGAATGTCATAGCCGGAGAGCTGGACGCATAG
- a CDS encoding NADH-quinone oxidoreductase subunit C, giving the protein MLSNQEVAEELLGKFGDQVFDFEEPYGLLTVSTTREEIIPVISFLQEHKHYQVIFLTDLTGIHYPDVPGKEFMVVYHLHSLVHNFRIRIKVSLSGADLHIPTLTPLFAAANWMERETYDFFGIIFDGHPNLIRILNIEEMDYFPMRKEHALEDATRNDKTDALFGR; this is encoded by the coding sequence ATGCTGAGCAACCAGGAGGTAGCTGAAGAACTTTTGGGTAAATTCGGAGATCAGGTTTTTGATTTCGAAGAGCCTTATGGCTTACTCACGGTATCTACCACCCGGGAAGAAATCATCCCGGTTATTTCATTTTTGCAGGAGCATAAGCATTACCAGGTCATTTTCCTGACCGACCTTACGGGAATACATTATCCGGACGTGCCCGGAAAAGAATTCATGGTCGTGTATCACTTGCACAGCCTGGTACATAATTTCAGGATCCGTATCAAGGTATCACTTTCAGGAGCAGACCTGCACATTCCGACGCTTACGCCGCTGTTTGCCGCAGCCAACTGGATGGAGCGGGAGACCTACGACTTTTTCGGGATTATTTTTGACGGCCACCCCAATCTTATCCGTATCCTCAACATTGAGGAAATGGACTATTTTCCAATGAGAAAGGAGCACGCGCTTGAAGATGCGACGCGCAACGACAAGACTGATGCTCTTTTTGGACGATGA